The genomic segment GCCGATGCATGTTCATGGCCTCGCCCTGTCGGAATCGGGCGACACGCTCTACGCCTCGGGCCACAACAAGCTGCTCGTCTGGTCGCTCAAGGGGTAACGCCGCGGCAACGCAAGCAACGGTTCATGGCCCGCGGCCGTGCCCCATCGCTGTCGCCGTCTCAACGGCAGCTTGCACCGATCCCGGCAATCGGCAACACGACTTAATAAGGTCGGCCCGCCGTTGTTTGCGAGATCGCCCCATTGCGGAATCGCACCGATTAGGTTGACCGGCGGTGCGTGGGCGAGGATCTACGGAGAGAACACGTAGCTGTGTCTCGTTTACCTTCGTTTTTCTAAATTTTTCACGAAGGTCCGAAGTGTTACATATTCCTGCAAGTCAGACGCTTCGCTTGGTTCAAACACGACTTTTGATAGCAAGCTTGCAGCCGAAGGGCGCACGTCATCCGTCCATTCTTAAGGTGAAATTAATGCGCTGATGAAATCGTCACAACCGATAGAACCGATATTCGCGCTTCTACTGCGCATACTCCTTGGATTTTCGGTTCTTGTATGGCTTATTTCTTCCAGCGATTGCTTCTATCGGTCGCGATAGTGGTGCCGGCGTGGGGCGAGCTTGCAACTGCAGCGCCGCCGCCGGTTCTTCCTATGGATCCGGCTGCGCCGAAAAGCGTCGAGCCGTTGCCCGCCGATACGCTCCCATCTCAGATCCAAATTCGCGGGGGAGGTCAGCCGCCGGCGCCACCACCGACTCCGCCGCCATTGTCCGGGCAGCCTTCGGCCGAGGCAGAGCAGTTTCTCTTCCCGCCGGCTACGCGCGAACCGGCTCGTGAGATTTACTCGCAGCCCGTTCCGAACTCGTACGATCGGTTGAGCGATCGCCGGGTCGAAGATGTCTTCGATCAAGCCGGCACGCTCGGCAACGATGTGCCGCCGAATCGGCGCAATCCGTATCCTTACGGCAACGACGAATACTGGTACGGCCACGATGCGAACGTCGAGCAGTGGGGCAAGCTCCTTGAGTTGCCCCACGTGCGATTGGGCTGGTTCGCGGCCGTCGATACCTACGTGAATAAGCCGAGTTTGAACTATCACTGGAACTCCGGCGATACCGGCCCGCTCGCCGCGGAGCCGGTAACGCTCGGCGCCGCCGGGCTCAATTGGAATGTCTCGCCGCATTTCGACCTCGGCTACCGTTTCGAACACGGCCTCGGTGAGATCAAAGTCGGCTATCGCTACTTCAACGCTCAGGGAGTCGATCCGTTCCCGTCGTTCGATTCAAACGGTTTGGGAACCATTTCGACGAAGATCAACATGAGCGTGATCGACCTCGATTGGTGCACGCTCGATTTCAACTCCGAAGGTATGCCGTTCATCTTCCCCTTGTTGAAGTCGTGGGGACGTGCGGGGCTTGGCAAGGCGTTGACGCCGAACTGGTTCAAGCCGCCGATGGAGATTCGGTGGATCTTCGGCATCCGCGGCGTGACGATGAACTATGAATCGATCGGTGCCGGCGACCAACGCTTCGAACGCGTGATGAACAACTTCAACGGTTGCGGATTGCACTTCGCCATCGATCTCAATCAGCGGCTCCGCACGAGCTGGCCGCTATTCATCCACGCTCGGGCAGAAGGCTCCGGTATCTTCGGCTTCTCCGATCAGGTTTTCGAACGGGTCGGGACCGGCGTTAACGGCATCAGCACGGTCGATCGCGACGGTATCGGCGTGCCGACGGCCGTCGTCGAGCTCGGCCTCAGCTATGCTCCGCAACTGCCGAAACGTTCCACGAAGGTCACGCTCGCTTGGCAGCGCGAACAGTGGTTTTGCTTCGGCAACGGCGGAGTTTCAAGCGCCGACTTAATCATGCAGGGCGTGTTGCTGAGAGGCGAGTACAAGTTCTAGAGAGAGAGAGCTCGCTACAAGCACGACACGAATTCCGCGACCCAAACGTACGAGCCCGACGGGCATTTTCGGATAACGTTCTATGATTCGACGACATCAACTACTTGCGATGCTGATGGCACTCTCGACCGTGCCGGCCGCGGCGCAAGTGCAACAGCCGAACGCGACGACGGCACCGCCGCCGACCCTAGCGCCCAACTATGCACGTCCCGCAGGCTTTCTCGCACCGCCCGGCTATCCCGTAGCTGCGGCGAAGGGGGGCACTGCAGAGCGGTTTCCGCAATATGGAACGGCCTACACGGCAGAAAGCGTCGGCGAGCGGTATGCTGCGCCGACGACTCCTTCGGCCCCTTCCGCGGCGCCAGCCGGAGCATCGTCGTGGCCCGCTGCCATGGTGCGGCAAGCGCCCTCTTCGTCCCGTTACGCACCTCCTCGGCAAACTGCCCCGGCGACGACGTTCGACGCTCCGCTTCAACAACGACCGGTGGTTTCTTCCCTCGCACCAAGCTCGTCGGAGCCGGTCGTCGTAAGCGACGACTATCGTCCGTTCCCTCAACCTCGAAGCTCCGTCGTTCAAGCGGCCGGTACAAGCCGGTCTGCTTACGACTCGCGAGTTTCCAAGGCCGACTTCCAGCAGCAGCCGACACTTCAGCAACCGCAGCCGCCGGTGGTACTACCGGCACCGGTCGCGCCACAATCGCAGCTCAAGAGCGAGCCGCAAGTGCCGGCGCCGCCGTCGGACGTCGAATCGGACCCCTCGCAGTTTCCGACCGGCTCGTTCCGGCTCGATGAACTCGTCGGCATGGCGATCACGCACAATCCGATTCTGCGCCGGGCGATGGCGGAAATCGAAGAGGCGAAGGGAGAGCGCGTGCAGGCCGGACTCTATCCGAATCCTGCGATGGAAACGAACAACCCGGAAGTCTTCGCCGGCCAGACGAGCTTCGTCAACTTCGGTTTTCAGCAGTTCATCGTCGTGAAAGGTAAGCTTCGGCTTGAAAAAGCCGCTGCCGACCAACTCGTGCGCGCCAGCACGGCCGAGTACCGGCTCGAGCGCTCGCGCATGCTCACCGACGTTCGCAAGCAGTACTACGAAGTTCTCGCGGCGAAACACCGCGTGTATCTCGCTCGTCATCTGACCGCGCTCGCCGAACGAGGCGTGAACGGCTCGCGTCAACTTGAGAAAGCCGGTGAAGGAACGCGGACCGACGTGCTCTTGCTCGACACTGAGTACCAGCGCGAACTGATTCGCCTGCAGAACGCCGAAACGACCTATCAAGGAGAGTTGAAACAACTCTCGGCGGTGGTCGGTCTTCCCGAAGTCGAAATTCGCGACGTTGAGGGAACGCTGTTCGAGACGCCGCCGGTTTTCAACGAACAAGACGTACAGGCGTTCCTCAACCACACCAGCACTTATATCGAGAAAGCTCGCGCCGAAATTACGCGCAGCCAAATGCAATTGCGGCGGGCGGAAGTCGAGCCGTATCCGAATCTCCGCATGGGCCCGGCGTTCCAAACCGGCACGCTCCCCAGGTCGGCGCAGTTCTGGCTTACGGTCGAATTCGAGATTCCGGTGTGGGACTTGAATCAAGGCAACATTCGCAAGGCGAACGCAACCGTTCAGGAACGGTTGGCGGATCTCGAAATCTTGCGCAACGAGTTGAATCGTAAGACGGCGGAGCTGTTCGCACGGCACCAAGCCTCGAGAGAGCGGGCCGAACGGATTCGCACGCAAATCCTTCCCAACGCTCAGCAAGCACTCAACCTGATTCAAGACGCCTACGTCAAAGGCCAATTCGACGTGAATCGCCTCCTCGAAAGTCAACGCAATTTGGCCGAGGTCTCGAGCGACTACTTCGAAGCCGCCGAGGAATCTTGGATCACGGCTTCCGAACTGGCGGGAATGCTCCAGATCGAACAGTTCCCGCAATAGACACCGTCGCTTAGCAGCGACGCCTCGACTCGCGAAGTCGACGGACCGAACAGGTACTTGTGGAAGACACTTATGATGCGACGCAATCGACGACTACTACTCGCAGCCTGCGCGACGCTCTTAAGCGTCACGGCGACGGCGCGCGGTCAGCAGTTCGCCGAGCCGGCTCTGTTCGCACCCCCCGCACCTCCCTTCGAGTCGGTTGCGCCTGCGGCGGACCATGCCGTGCAACAAGCCGTCCATAATCCAGCCGGTTATCCGGGGGCCGGCTATCAAAGGGCCACGGTCGGCGATCGCTATGCCGACACGGTCGGTTATCAATACGGGCGACCTACCGGCGACGTCGTTCCAGCGGTCGCCCTTGTGAACGCTCGGAGAGAAGCGCCCGCGGAAGCCGTGCCGCTTTCACAGGCGCCGAGTTTCGGCGGACCGGCGGTGCCGATCTTGCCGCCGACCACGTTCCGACTCGACGATCTTGTCGGGATCGCGATTGAGCAAAATCCGATTCTTCGGCGTGAGCAAGCTCGTATCGATGGGGCGAAGGGGGACCGGGTTCAGGCCGGACTTTACGAGAACCCGATCATGTTTACGAACAACCCGGAAATCTGGGCCGGCCAGAGTACGTTCGTCAACTTCGGATTCAAGCAGAAAATTGCGGTCAAAGGAAAGATGCGTTTGGAGAAAGCAGCCGCCGATCAAGCGGTTCGTTTTCAGACTGCCGAATATCGCCTCGAGCGCGCACGCATGCTGACCGAAGTTCGTAAGCAGTACTATAAGACGCTCGCCGCCAAGCACCGGATCTATCTTGCGAGGCATTTGACGGGGCTCGCCGAGCGAGGTGTCGGGGGAGCTCGCCAGTTGCAGAACGCCGGCGAAGGTTCGCTGACCGACGTTCTCTTGCTCGACACCGAATATCAACGCGAGCAGATCAACCTCCGCAACGCCGAGACGAACTTTCAGGGCGAGCTCAAGCAACTAGCCGCGATCGTCGGATCGTCGGGCATCATCATCGAAGATATCGATGGGACGATCTTCGACGCACCGCCCGAGTTCAACGAGTCCGACGTCCAAGACTTCGTCGCCAATGATAGCTCCTATGCCGAACGGGCTCGCGCCGACCTCACGCAAAAGCAAACCGAGCTACGGCGGGCGGAAGTCGATCCGTATCCCGATCTCGAACTCGGTCCACACTACGTCGCCGGTACGTTGCCAAGCTCGGCTCAGTACTGGTTCACCGTCGAGTTTCAAATTCCGGTGTGGAACCTCAACCAAGGAAACATTCGCAAGTCGAACGCGGCGGTGCATAAATCGATCGCCGCACGCCGCACGACCTACAACGAGAACCACAAAAAGGTTTCGGAGCTCTTCGCCGAATACCGTGCGGCACGCCAGCGCGCCGAGCGGATCCGAATTGAGATTCTGCCCAACGCTCAAGAAGCTCAGCGTCTCGTGCAAGATGCTTACGTGAAGGGGCAGTTCAACGTGAATCGCCTCTTGAAGAGCCAACACAATCTGGCAACCGTATCGAGCGAATACTTCGATGCGGCCGAAAAGGCTTGGGACACGGCCGCCGAAATCGCCGGAATGCTCCAACTCGAACAGTTCCCGTAAGGCGACATCGACGAGAATGAAGCCTTATTGGCATGCGCTCGGCATTCTCTTGGCGATAGGATGCCGTCTCGCACCGGCCGCCGAGTTGCCGGCCGACTTTGCGCGCACGTACGAGGTGCAGACGCAAGCTCGAAGCCCGTACGACATGGGGGCCGTGTCGCATCCGCATACCAAGGCGGGATCCGAGCACGTGCGCGACAACGGCTTTTTGATCGAAGAAGCCTTCAATCAAGAAGCCAACGAGATCCAGCACATCGCCAATTGGGTCTACCAATGGGACCGCTACGCCGGTGTCTCATCGCGCGAGTGGATCTACGCCTACACGATGGACGTCCCGCTCGGTTCGCAAGACCATGAGTTCTCGATCACCGTGCCGCTCGTCGGCGGGCGCGAGAAAGTGCCGGGTGCCGCCGATCTCCGCGAAGCCGGCGTCGCAGACACTCTCTTAAGTTATCGCTATCAACTGTTGTCCAGCGACGATTTTCTCTGGTGTGCGCCGCGGGCGAGCTTGATCGTACCGACCGGGGATTCCGACTATCGGCTCGGCGTCGGCGAAGTCGGCTATGAGTTCTTCTTACCGGTGAGTCGCTACGGCAAGAACTTCGATTTCCACTTCAACCTGGGTTACACGTATTTCCCACAGATGCCCAACGTCGTGCTGCCGGGACTCATCGACTTAGAGAGCTACCTGGATGGCTGGACGATCGGCGGCACAGTCTTATGGAAGCCGCGTTACGATCTCCATTACTTCGTCGAAGCCGTGCTTAATCGAAACACCGGCTATAACGATTTCGGCAGGCAGTTCGACCTCCATCAAGCGTTGATCAATCCGGGCGTGCGCTACGCACCGTTCCGGAGCGAGTCATTCGAGTGGGTCGTCGGCGTCTCGGTGCCGATCGGGCTGACGGCGATCACGCCCGACGTCGGCGCGTTCGTCTATATGTCGCTCGAACACGTCTTTCGCGATGCGGAATGAGGCGGGCTCCCGAGGAAAGCTATCATCGCTTCGAGCTATTCGTTCGCAAGATCGCCAACTCACCCCCGAGACCTAACACGCCGGCGACGACGACCCGATCACCGGTTTGCAGGCGTTGTCCGCCGGAATTGGGCGAGCTGTCGACGTAGATGGTTCCCGCGCTGCGCCGAACGACGGCGACCTTGCGCTGTGCATATTCGCGGCGCGCACGATCGACCTCGACGAAGACCGTCGAAGAGTCTCCTTCTTCGATCAAGGCCGATTCCGGAAGCGCGAGCACGTTCGGGTTGTGCGGCAACTCGATCGTCGCCGTAATGAATTGACCGACGGTGAGGTTGCCCTCTTTGTTATCGAGCCATCCCATCACGACGCCGGTTCGCTGCGCCGGGTCGATCACGCTGCCGATCAGGTCGAACGTGCCCGGCAAGCGGTTGTCCGCCGGATCGGATTTAAGATCGATGGTCCAACGCCGGGCTTCCGGCTTCAAGGCCCGAATCGCCCATAAGTCTTCTTCGTAGATATTGGCAAGCACTTGCAGTCTGCCGAGGTCGGCGATCTTGAACAAGTCGTCGCTCGGCTCGACCATATCGCCGACGTTGAAGCTCTTTTCCAAGATCACGCCGTCGATCGCGGCGCGAACTTCGATCTCCGCCCATTTCTTTTCGATCTGCGGGTTACCGGATTGCTGCGAGTTCTTAATCGATTTGAGTTCGTTATAGATCGCGGTGATTTCTTCGTCGCTCATGCGCCACGAGCGGAGCGTGCGCTCGGCGCGGGCCACGGCGATCACGTTCGATTCGACTTCGCGCCGCGCTTCGTCCTTGGCTCGCTCCGTAACGACGCCGGTGGTGAGATTCTCCAACCGTGCCAAGATCACCTTGCTGGCTTCGAGCTTCGAGCTGGCGTCCATCAACTCGCTTTTCTTCTCGCCGATTTCCTTGCTCCAGACGACCGTGAGTAGCTGACCCTTCTTGACGAGATCGCCGTATTGCAGGGGCCGCTTTCCACCATGACCGTCGTCGATCGTGCCGATCGAGATCGCTTCGCCGCCGAAACGGGAGTGGACGTGAATCAGCCGATTCGGGTCGAGAAACAACGTGCCAGGCAAGCGCAAGGGCTGCGGCCCCGAGGCGGCCTCGATCTCCGCGATCCGCAGTCCGAGAAGTTGCGCCGAGGCTTCCTGCGTCAGACGAATGGTGTTCTCTTTATCGTCGACGAGTTCGACCAGCGGATCCGCCTTCGGTGCAGCGGCAACGGCGGGCTTCTTCGTGATCGAGCCGATCAGCTCTTTCGTCTGATTGGCATTCATCGCCGCGATTCCGACGGCAGCGAGCACGACGAGCCCCAGCACGATCTTGCTCCACGGGAAACTCGACTTTGAATCACGAGCGGCGTTCACGGCAATCTCCCTAATGCTAACTTGGTAAAGTCGATCCTATGTTTCTTGATGTTGAATTGCGTCAAATCGATTTAGCGACGCGGTTAAGAATCACGGCGCCGAACGAAGTTTCGGCGCGAGTCTGCAGCGCATCTTTCCGTCATCACCGATTCGGCGCAGGCGAAGCCCGCTCTTGAGTGCCGATCCAACAAGTTTGCGCATGGTTTTTTCATGAGAAACTATCCCCACGTTCGAAAGACCGACGCTCTTCATGCGGCAAGTCTCCCGATCCCGTACTTTGCCGGCCAAGTTGTTCGTATTGAGATCGGACGACCAATCTTGCAATTAGTCGACTCGATTCGGCGGTTGCCCGGCCAGGCACAAAACGGGCGTCAACGAGATTGCGAGTCTCTCGACACTCGCCCATCATGCGCTCTAAATCCAAATTGAAAAGCGGTGTTAAGAAGACGCAAATAACCGCGGGGAATTCGTTAAGAAAAATTAATGCCTCCTTAGGGCTATTTAATGCCTGTCATCTAACAATGCGTACAAATGTCGAGCAAATTCGAAACCAGTCGGCCGAATAACACGCGAACATTCGTTCGTACGGCGCTACCGGCATTCGTGCCAAGCGAATTCGCGAACGTCGTCGGTTCGGTCGATGCTTCTTCTTTCGCTGCCCCTCGGCTTATGCGACGCTCCGTCGCATCGTCCCTTGCACTCGGTGAATGGTGGGTTCCGTGTCCGGTGCCGGCGTGAAGATCCTGGTCATCGAAGATGAAGAATCGATCCGCAGATTCCTCAGGGCTTCCTTGTCGACGCACGGCTATGCCATGCTCGAAGCAGGCAGCGGCGAAATCGGACTCGCCCTTGCGGCGGAAGAAAAGCCCGATCTGATCATTCTCGACCTCGGCTTGCCCGACATCGACGGCAGAGAAGTGCTGGAGCAAATCCGCACCGGATCGCGCGTCCCGATCATCGTGCTTTCGGCCCGAGGCCGCGAAGGAGATAAGGTCACGGCTTTCGAGGCGGGAGCCGACGACTACCTCACGAAACCGTTCGGGATGCGAGAGCTATTGGCTCGCATCAACGCGGTCATGCGTCGTTCGGAACAAAACGAAGGGGGGGCGTTTTTCGAGCAACCGTATCATTGCGGCGACTTGAAGATCGACTTCGCTTCCGGCCGAGTGACGCTGAGCGATCGGGAACTCAAACTGACGCGAACCGAACTGAAGCTCCTTTCGTCTTTGGCCCGGCATGCAGGCAAAGTGATCACACATCGTCGCCTGCTCGAAGAAGTGTGGGGGCCGGCGTACGTGGACGAGCTCAATTATCTCCGTGTTTTCATGGCCGGACTGCGCCGCAAAATCGAAGTCGATTCCGCGCAGCCGCGGTATTTGCTCACCGAGCAGAGCGTTGGTTATCGCTTAGCCGACGACTAACCCCGCCTCTTAGCGGGCCGCGCGATCTCAGGATGAAGACGCGCGAAGAGCCTCTTGCGGCGCTGTGCGCCGGCGCAGCATGACTTCGCACGGATTCATCGATCTGATATTTGTGGATTCTTAATGCGCATCGCAGGGCATTTCAGAGAATCGGAATGCTTGCAAAGAAGTCAGAAACATGCGATTGGGTCTGAACGTGATGTAAGGAAACGCTTGGAAGTTTTGCTTTTCTATATGACTTCTTAATGCAATCACGTCGAATTTTTGTGTTTTCTTTGTCGTACTTTTCATTTCTCCCGTTGCGTGTAAGACTTAGATGCGGAGACGTGTAAAAGGAGGGGCGCGTGTCACTCACGATTGCCCCAAAAAACTCAAGCGCCGCTGTTGCAGACCGACTAACGCCCGTCGGCTATGTGCTCACCGCAACGGAAGCCGGCTGAGCGAAGCGAATGAATTCGAATCCCGTTTGAGTAGGCCACCGCGATCCGAGGATCGCTAAAGGAGCGTTTGCCGTGACTGTCGCAAGTGATGCCAAGTCGAAGTCGCCGTGGATGAAGATCGCGCTACTCGTCGCCGTCGTCGCGGCGATCGGAATCATGGCGCTCAACATGAATCAAACGCGCGAGCTGGTCGCATCGCTGAGCACGCCTTCCGTGGAAGCGAAGTCGAAGTCGCTCGTCGAACTCGTCGGCGACCGCGACGACACGGTTCGCTTAACACAAGACGACTCCGCTCGCTTGCTCGGAGTTCGAGTTGCCGAAGTGCGACGGGCGACCGAACCGCAGCCGTTGAATCTGCCGGGTACGTTGTTTCTCGACCCGAATCGGCTGATTCACGTCCATTCTCGTTTCGGCGGCGAAGCGATCTCGATCGGCAAGATCGACGACGGAAAGGGTAAGGGAGTCGCTCGGTCGTTGCAATACGGCGACCGCGTGAAGAAGGGGCAGTTGCTCGCGGTGGTTTGGAGCAAGGAAATCGGCGAGAAGAAGAGCGAGCTTATGGACGCCAGCTCGAAGCTCGAAGCGAGCAAAGTGATCTTAGCGCGGCTGGAGAAGCTCGCGGCAGGAATCGTCACCGAGCGGGCTAAGGACGAAGCTCGCCTTGAAGTCGAATCGAACGTGATCGCCGTGGCCCGCGCCGAACGTACGCTCCGCTCATGGCGCATGACCGACGATGAGATTAAGGCGATCTACGATGAGTTGCATTCGATCAAGCAGTCGAAACATTCCACGAATCCGGAAATCGAGAAGCGCTGGGCGGAGATCGAAGTCCGGGCGGCGATCGACGGCGTGATCGTGGAGAAGAGCTTCAACGTCGGCGATATGGTCGATCCGAACGACGACCTGTTTAAGATCGCCGACCTCAGCCGGTTGCAAGTGCTGGCGAATATCTACGAAGAAGATCTGGGGGCCGTTCGAGCCTTGAAGCCGGAAGCTCGTCGCTGGACCATCGATCTCAAATCGGATCGATTGAACAATCGGATTCCCGGCACGTTCGAATTGATCGGCAGCGTGATCGATCCGGCGCAGCGCACCGGGGTCGTGATGGGCTGGATCGACAACAGCGACGGCAAGTTGGCCGTCGGGCAGTTCATTACTGCGACGATCGAGCTGCCGTATAACCCGCAGGTGGTCGCTGTCCCGCGAACGGCTCTGATCGAAGAAGGAGATTCTTCGACCGTGTTCGTCGAGGTCGATCGCGCGCAGCGTGAGTACGCACGGCGCAAAGTCTCGGTCGTGCGTCGCGGGATCGACACCATCTATGTCGATAGCGCGCCATCGGCCGACGGCGACAAGCCTCTCCAAGTCGGCGAACGGGTCGTCGTCTCCGGCGTGCTTAGTCTCGGCGGCGAACTCGCCATCATCCGCACGGCCGCCTCCAAACGGGGCTAGGCGAGCCGCTCGCGAACCGCAATCTACCGCGTCTGTGAGAACACGGGCGATAGGTTTGCGCAACGATTGATCGAATACATAGATCGACATCAAGGAATCGCACATGGTCAGTCGTCTCGTTAATTGGTCGCTCGACAATCCGCTGATGGTGATCATCGCCACGCTGGCGCTAGTCGCCGGCGGGTTCTATGCGTTTCTGCATGTCAACGTCGAAGCGTATCCCGACCCTGCGCCCGCCATTATCGAGATCATCGCGAAATATCCCGGTGCTTCGGCCGAGGAAGTCGAACGCCAAGTCACGACGCCGCTCGAAGTAGCGCTCGCCGGCATGCCAGGTCTGAAGTACACGCGCAGTAAGTCCCTCTTCGGCTTGTCGCACGTGCGCAACCAGTTTGAGTACGGCATCGACTACTATGCGGCGAGGCAAGAGGTCATCAATCGGCTTCAGTTCGTAAAGGACTTGCCCGAGGGAGTCGAAGCCGAACTCTCGCCGACGAGTCCGACGGGGGAGATCATGCGCTACACGCTGCACTCTCCGCGCGACGCCGACGGCAAAGACATCTATTCGCTCAACGATCTCAAGACGGTTCAAGACTGGATCTTGGTTCGTAAGTTCCGCCGCATTCCGCGCATCATCGATACGGTGAGCAGCGGCGGCACGGTCAAGGCTTACGAAGTCCGCCCCGACCCCGATCGGCTGCTCCGTTACGGCATCACGCTCAAGCAACTCGAGACGACGGTTCGCGACAGCAATGCGAACATCGGCGGCGACTATCTCATTCACGGCGACAACCTACTCAACGTCCGCAGCATCGGTCTGATCGGCAACGGCGTCGACCCGATGCAATCGCCGGTGATTCTCAACACGAAGAATCCCGAAGTCGCCGCGAAGTATCTGCGCGACGAGGAAAAGCGACGCATCAAAGCGATCCGCGACACCGTGATCGTGTCGGTCAATAACGTCCCGATTCGGGTCGAGGACGTGACCGAAGGGGGACCGATTCAATATGCGGAAGACCTCGGCAAGCAGGGGGTCGTCGTTACGCACAAGCCGCGCATGGGGCGCATCAGCATCAGCTATCCCGACGACAAAAATAAAGACGGTGCAGCAAGCGGTAGCCACGATTCGGCTTCCGCAAAGTCGAATAAGAAGGTCGCCGGCGTGGCGGCCGATGGTCAAGGAACCGTCTGGCTCGACGATGTCGAGCGTGTGCAGGGAATCATCCTGTTGCGCAAAGGAGAAGCGTCGCTGCCGGCCTTGCGCGATGTGAAGGCCGAGATCGATACGCTTAACGCCGAAGGGGGCGAGCTCCTACCCGGCGTGAAGATCGAGCCGTATTACGACCGCACCGAGCTCATCGGCGTGAAGACTCACACGGTTCATGAGAACCTCTTGGTCGGCATGACGCTCGTCACGTTGATCCTCTTGATGTTTCTCACGAACGTCCGCTGCGCGTTGATAGTGGCGATCAACGTTCCTTTGGCTCTGCTCGTCGCCTTCTCGATGCTCTATCTTCGCGGGCGCTCGGCGAATCTTCTTTCGATCGGCGCGGTCGACTTCGGCATCATCGTCGATAGCTCGGTCATCATCGTCGAAAACATCTATCGCCATCTCACGTCGGGCCAACACACCGACGAATCGCTTAAGACGCGCATCTTCCGCGCCTGTTGCGAAGTCGAGCGCGGCTTGTTCTTCACGACGGCGATCATGGTCTGCGCATTCCTGCCGTTGTTCACGATGAAAGGTCCGGAAGGCCAAATCTTCGGCCCGATGGCCGACACCTATGCCTTCGCCCTCGGCGGGGCCTTGGTGCTCGCGCTCACGATCGCGCCGGTCCTCTGTTTGCTGTTCTTCAAGAACCTTAAGCCGGTCGAAGACAACTTCATGGTGCGGTGGTTGAAGTCGAGCTACTTGCGCCGCCTCGAGTGGTGCCTGAAACACCGCAACAAAACGCTGGTCTTCATGACCATCATGGTCGTGATCACCGCCATCGCGCTACCGACCCTCGGCCGCGAGTTCATGCCGGAGTTGGAAGAAGGCAATCTGTATGTGCGCGGCACGTTCCCGATCAACGTCGCGCCGAACGCCGCGGCCAATCGCTCCGACGCCGCTCGCGCCATCATGCGCAAGTACGACGAGCTCGAAGCGGTCGTCTCGCAAAACGGCCGCCCCGACGACGGCACCGACCCGACGGGCTTTTACAATCTCGAATTCTTTTTGCCTTTGAAGCCGCGCACCGAATGGCCGATCACGAAAGAGGAAACCGGCTGGCGCAAGATCTTCGGCAAGACCCGCCCGCGCACCAAGGAAGAACTGATCGACGAGATGAATGCCGAGTTGTCGCGCGAGATCGTCGGCGCGAATTGGAACTTCTCGCAGAACATTCGCGACAACGTCATGGAGTCGCTCTCGGGCGTTAAGGGAGACAACTCGATCAAGATCTTCGGCCCCAATCTCGTCGAGCTCGAGCGCTTGGCCGAGGAGCTGACCATGCGGCTCAAGAGCATT from the Planctomycetia bacterium genome contains:
- a CDS encoding efflux RND transporter periplasmic adaptor subunit, whose product is MNAARDSKSSFPWSKIVLGLVVLAAVGIAAMNANQTKELIGSITKKPAVAAAPKADPLVELVDDKENTIRLTQEASAQLLGLRIAEIEAASGPQPLRLPGTLFLDPNRLIHVHSRFGGEAISIGTIDDGHGGKRPLQYGDLVKKGQLLTVVWSKEIGEKKSELMDASSKLEASKVILARLENLTTGVVTERAKDEARREVESNVIAVARAERTLRSWRMSDEEITAIYNELKSIKNSQQSGNPQIEKKWAEIEVRAAIDGVILEKSFNVGDMVEPSDDLFKIADLGRLQVLANIYEEDLWAIRALKPEARRWTIDLKSDPADNRLPGTFDLIGSVIDPAQRTGVVMGWLDNKEGNLTVGQFITATIELPHNPNVLALPESALIEEGDSSTVFVEVDRARREYAQRKVAVVRRSAGTIYVDSSPNSGGQRLQTGDRVVVAGVLGLGGELAILRTNSSKR
- a CDS encoding TolC family protein yields the protein MMRRNRRLLLAACATLLSVTATARGQQFAEPALFAPPAPPFESVAPAADHAVQQAVHNPAGYPGAGYQRATVGDRYADTVGYQYGRPTGDVVPAVALVNARREAPAEAVPLSQAPSFGGPAVPILPPTTFRLDDLVGIAIEQNPILRREQARIDGAKGDRVQAGLYENPIMFTNNPEIWAGQSTFVNFGFKQKIAVKGKMRLEKAAADQAVRFQTAEYRLERARMLTEVRKQYYKTLAAKHRIYLARHLTGLAERGVGGARQLQNAGEGSLTDVLLLDTEYQREQINLRNAETNFQGELKQLAAIVGSSGIIIEDIDGTIFDAPPEFNESDVQDFVANDSSYAERARADLTQKQTELRRAEVDPYPDLELGPHYVAGTLPSSAQYWFTVEFQIPVWNLNQGNIRKSNAAVHKSIAARRTTYNENHKKVSELFAEYRAARQRAERIRIEILPNAQEAQRLVQDAYVKGQFNVNRLLKSQHNLATVSSEYFDAAEKAWDTAAEIAGMLQLEQFP
- a CDS encoding TolC family protein; the protein is MIRRHQLLAMLMALSTVPAAAQVQQPNATTAPPPTLAPNYARPAGFLAPPGYPVAAAKGGTAERFPQYGTAYTAESVGERYAAPTTPSAPSAAPAGASSWPAAMVRQAPSSSRYAPPRQTAPATTFDAPLQQRPVVSSLAPSSSEPVVVSDDYRPFPQPRSSVVQAAGTSRSAYDSRVSKADFQQQPTLQQPQPPVVLPAPVAPQSQLKSEPQVPAPPSDVESDPSQFPTGSFRLDELVGMAITHNPILRRAMAEIEEAKGERVQAGLYPNPAMETNNPEVFAGQTSFVNFGFQQFIVVKGKLRLEKAAADQLVRASTAEYRLERSRMLTDVRKQYYEVLAAKHRVYLARHLTALAERGVNGSRQLEKAGEGTRTDVLLLDTEYQRELIRLQNAETTYQGELKQLSAVVGLPEVEIRDVEGTLFETPPVFNEQDVQAFLNHTSTYIEKARAEITRSQMQLRRAEVEPYPNLRMGPAFQTGTLPRSAQFWLTVEFEIPVWDLNQGNIRKANATVQERLADLEILRNELNRKTAELFARHQASRERAERIRTQILPNAQQALNLIQDAYVKGQFDVNRLLESQRNLAEVSSDYFEAAEESWITASELAGMLQIEQFPQ
- a CDS encoding response regulator transcription factor → MVGSVSGAGVKILVIEDEESIRRFLRASLSTHGYAMLEAGSGEIGLALAAEEKPDLIILDLGLPDIDGREVLEQIRTGSRVPIIVLSARGREGDKVTAFEAGADDYLTKPFGMRELLARINAVMRRSEQNEGGAFFEQPYHCGDLKIDFASGRVTLSDRELKLTRTELKLLSSLARHAGKVITHRRLLEEVWGPAYVDELNYLRVFMAGLRRKIEVDSAQPRYLLTEQSVGYRLADD